A DNA window from Chiloscyllium plagiosum isolate BGI_BamShark_2017 chromosome 9, ASM401019v2, whole genome shotgun sequence contains the following coding sequences:
- the peli1b gene encoding E3 ubiquitin-protein ligase pellino homolog 1b, with protein sequence MFSPDQENLSSSTKTPIKYGEIIVLGYNGSLPNGDRGRRKSRFALFKRPKPNGVKPSTVHVTCTPQAEKAINNKDQHSISYTLSRAQTVVVEYTHDNNTDMFQIGRSTESPIDFVVTDTVPGSQSNADTQSAQSTISRFACRIICERNLPYTARIYAAGFDSFKNIFLGEKAAKWKTSDGQMDGLTTNGVLVMHPRLGFTEDSKPGVWREISVCGNVFTLRETRSAQQRGRMVENETNVLQDGSLIDLCGATLLWRTAEGLAHTPTVKHLEALRQEINAARPQCPVGFNTLAFPSMKRKDVDEKQPWVYLNCGHVHGFHNWGNKDERDGKERECPMCRSLGPYVPLWLGSEAGFYVDAGPPTHAFSPCGHVCSEKTTTYWSQIPLPHGTHTFHAACPFCSTQLTGEQGYVRLIFQGPLD encoded by the exons GTACAATGGATCGCTCCCAAATGGAGACCGAGGACGAAGAAAAAGCAGATTTGCTTTGTTTAAAAGGCCAAAGCCAAATGGTGTGAAACCAAGTACAGTGCATGTTACCTGTACCCCTCAAGCAGAGAAG GCAATAAATAACAAGGACCAACACAGTATTTCATATACACTCTCACGTGCTCAGACAGTGGTGGTAGAATATACACATGACAACAATACAGATATGTTCCAG ATTGGCCGTTCAACGGAGAGCCCAATTGATTTTGTGGTGACGGATACTGTGCCAGGAAGTCAGAGTAATGCTGATACCCAGTCTGCTCAAAGCACTATATCCCGATTTGCCTGTCGTATTATATGTGAAAGGAATCTTCCTTACACTGCCAGGATATATGCAGCTGGATTTGACTCATTTAAGAATATTTTTCTTGGA GAGAAGGCCGCCAAATGGAAAACCTCTGATGGTCAGATGGATGGTTTAACCACAAATGGTGTCCTTGTTATGCATCCAAGACTTGGTTTTACAGAAGATTCCAAGCCAGGAGTCTGGAGAGAAATATCTGTCTGTGGCAATGTTTTTACCCTGAGAGAAACTAGGTCGGCACAACAGCGAGGAAGAATG gTTGAGAATGAAACCAATGTATTGCAAGATGGTTCTTTAATAGATCTGTGTGGAGCAACTCTACTTTGGCGCACGGCAGAGGGACTCGCTCACACTCCAACTGTTAAACATCTGGAAGCCCTTCGTCAGGAGATCAATGCAGCCAGGCCACAGTGTCCGGTTGGGTTTAATACACTGGCCTTCCCCAGTATGAAAAGGAAAGATGTAGATGAGAAACAACCATGGGTGTATCTTAACTGTGGACATGTACATGGCTTTCATAACTGGGGAAACAAGGATGAGCGAGATGGAAAAGAGAGGGAGTGTCCTATGTGCCGATCATTGGGCCCATACGTTCCACTGTGGCTGGGGAGCGAGGCTGGATTTTATGTTGATGCAGGACCTCCAACTCATGCGTTCAGCCCTTGTGGACATGTTTGCTCAGAAAAGACTACAACTTATTGGTCCCAAATCCCTCTTCCTCATGGCACCCACACTTTCCATGCAGCCTGTCCTTTCTGTTCCACTCAACTCACTGGGGAACAAGGATATGTTAGACTTATCTTCCAGGGACCTCTTGACTAA